Proteins from a genomic interval of Micromonospora sp. NBC_00389:
- a CDS encoding succinate dehydrogenase cytochrome b subunit: MTKTRSPIRSNVGLKAVMAVTGILLALFLIAHMLGNLKVFTGETSFDHYAHWLRDIGKPLLPGVWFLWILRIGLVVAVVAHIVAATVLARRARAARPVKYAHRKKVNGSYAARTMRWGGVIILLFVIYHLLDLTTGTLNPVGDPSKPYGNVVADFAPERWYVTLFYTLAIVTVGFHVRHGAFSAFRSLGQQTPRGERRARTAALIFAVLLCAGYLVVPFAVLTGLVS, from the coding sequence ATGACGAAAACTCGGTCGCCCATCCGCTCGAACGTCGGCCTCAAGGCCGTCATGGCGGTGACGGGCATCCTGCTGGCGCTGTTCCTGATCGCGCACATGCTCGGAAACCTGAAGGTGTTCACGGGCGAGACCTCGTTCGACCACTACGCGCACTGGCTGCGCGACATCGGCAAGCCGCTGCTGCCGGGCGTGTGGTTCCTGTGGATCCTGCGCATCGGGCTGGTGGTGGCCGTCGTCGCGCACATCGTGGCCGCGACCGTGCTGGCCCGGCGGGCCCGCGCGGCCCGCCCGGTCAAGTACGCCCACCGCAAGAAGGTCAACGGCAGCTACGCGGCCCGCACGATGCGCTGGGGCGGGGTGATCATCCTGCTGTTCGTGATCTACCACCTCCTGGACCTGACCACCGGCACGCTGAACCCGGTCGGCGACCCCAGCAAGCCGTACGGCAACGTCGTCGCCGACTTCGCGCCGGAGCGCTGGTACGTCACGCTCTTCTACACCCTCGCCATCGTCACGGTGGGCTTCCACGTGCGGCACGGTGCCTTCAGCGCGTTCCGCAGCCTCGGCCAGCAGACGCCGCGGGGTGAGCGCCGGGCGCGCACCGCCGCGCTCATCTTCGCCGTCCTGCTCTGCGCCGGGTACCTGGTGGTCCCGTTCGCCGTACTCACCGGATTGGTGTCCTGA
- a CDS encoding LysR family transcriptional regulator has product MQLHQLRYFVAVAEVRHFTQAADIVGITQPSLSKQIHALETDLGAPLFERVRGNITLTAAGEVLLPLATRILADVDTATREVQELVGLRRGRVRLGATPSLATSLAPPVLRRFRDAHPTVDLKVEEGGSQDLVRDLLRGDLDLALIIMPAQGADPGLRVDPILRESLVVASVEEVPTASAAGELRITDLRGQPMVMFREGYDLRDATIQACREAGFEPTFAVDGGEMDAVLSFVEAGLGIALVPGIVLARRPGVRITPLAAPGVRRTIAVARRRDVVPTHAGRELRRILLDYIQSAIDRDELPPGVDPL; this is encoded by the coding sequence ATGCAGCTCCATCAGCTCCGGTACTTCGTTGCGGTGGCGGAAGTTCGACATTTCACCCAAGCCGCCGACATCGTCGGCATCACTCAGCCATCTCTCAGTAAGCAAATTCACGCTCTGGAGACCGACCTCGGGGCGCCCCTCTTCGAGCGGGTACGGGGCAACATCACCCTCACCGCGGCCGGTGAGGTGCTGCTGCCGTTGGCCACCCGGATCCTCGCCGACGTGGACACCGCGACCCGCGAGGTGCAGGAGTTGGTCGGGCTGCGCCGCGGTCGGGTCCGGCTCGGCGCCACCCCGAGCCTGGCCACCTCGCTCGCCCCACCGGTGCTGCGCCGGTTCCGCGACGCGCACCCCACCGTCGACCTCAAGGTCGAGGAGGGTGGGTCCCAGGACCTGGTGCGCGACCTGCTCCGCGGCGACCTCGACCTGGCTTTGATCATCATGCCGGCCCAGGGCGCCGACCCCGGGCTGCGCGTCGACCCGATCCTGCGCGAGAGCCTGGTGGTGGCGTCGGTGGAGGAGGTGCCGACCGCCTCGGCAGCCGGGGAACTACGCATCACCGACCTGCGCGGCCAGCCGATGGTGATGTTCCGCGAGGGCTACGACCTGCGCGATGCCACCATCCAGGCGTGCCGGGAGGCGGGCTTCGAGCCGACCTTCGCGGTGGACGGCGGCGAGATGGACGCGGTGCTCAGCTTCGTCGAGGCCGGGCTCGGTATCGCGCTGGTGCCCGGCATCGTGCTGGCCCGCCGGCCGGGGGTGCGAATCACGCCGCTGGCGGCACCCGGGGTGCGGCGGACCATCGCGGTGGCCCGTCGGCGGGACGTCGTGCCGACCCACGCCGGCCGGGAGCTTCGCCGGATCCTGCTCGACTACATACAGTCGGCGATCGATCGTGACGAGCTCCCGCCCGGGGTGGATCCGCTCTGA